TGTGGATCGCTGCGTTACGCAGGAGGTTCGCGAGGACCTGGCGCAGACGCGCCTCGTCGCCCGTGACGTAGATGGGCTCGCTGGAAAGCGCAACCGTCCAGGAGTGATCGTGAGCAGAGACCCGTGCGTCGTTGACGCCGTCGATGACGAGCCGGGTCAGGTCGACTGGCTCCGCGGCGAGGGGCCGTCCGGAGTCGAGTCGGGCGAGGAGAAGGAGGTCCTCGACGAGGTCGGACATCCGGGTGGACTCTGCCTCGACACGCGTGATCGCGTAGCGCAGGTCGTCGGGAACGTCCGGGTAGCGGCGCCGGGAGAGTTCGGCGTAGCCGCGGATCGACGTCAGTGGAGTCCGTAGCTCATGGCTGGCATCGGCGACGAATCTGCGTACGCGCATCTCGCTCTCATGACGCGCCTGCAGGGCGACCGCGAGGTGGTCGAGCATCTGGTTGACGGCAATGGCGACCTGGCCGGCTTCGGTGCGACGGTCATCGACGTGTGCCCGCGCGGCAAGCATGACATCTCCCTGTTCAAGGGGGAGTTTCGAGATCGAGGTCGCCGTCGCTGTGACGCGTTCGAGCGGCCTCAGGGAGCGGCGCACCATCCGGCCGCCGACGAAGACTGCCCCGCCGATTGCGGCGACCGTCAGGACACCTTCGAAGATCAGCAGCTGGGTGACGGTTTCGCCGATGGAGTCCATGGGCAGCGCAACCACGACGGTGTCGGTTCCGTCGGATCCATCGACAGTTACGGCGACGGCGCGGTAGCTGCCGTAGCCCTCAACATCGACGGAATGGGGCTCGCCGTCACGAGCGATGTCGGCGAGGTCTTCGGTGGCAGCCGATGACAGGGCCTTGGGCCGCGGGTCGTTCTGGTCGGCGAGGATGAAGCCGTCCGCCTCGTCGCCGCTGATCCGTACGTTGATGGTGCCGACCGTCTCCCCGCGACCAGGCTTCGAATCCGCGGTCGGCGGCGGAACATCATCGGGAATGACTCCAGCGATGGAGCCGGCACGCTGTGCGCTCTTGTCCAGATCGGCGTCCAACCTGTCGACGAGGAACTGTCGCGAAGCGAAGGTGGTGAGGATCGCGATCGCAATGCACACTCCGGCAACGAGCGCGGCGATGCCGTACGCCAGTCGGCGCCGCAGCGGCCACCCGCGGGTCAGACCACGGAGCCTCATTGGGCAGTGGGTCGCAGCACATACCCGGCACCGCGTTTGGTGTGGATCATGGGGTCTCGACCGGCGTCGATCTTCTTGCGCAGGTAAGAGATGTAGATCTCGACAACGTTGGCTTGCCCGCCGAAATCGTAGTTCCAGACACGGTCGAGAATCTGGTCCTTGGACAACACCCGGCGGGGATTGCGCATCAGGTAGCGCAGCAGTTCGAACTCGGTCGCGCTGAGCTCGACGGACACGCCTTGGCGGGCGACCTCATGCGACTCCTCATCGAGCGTCAGATCGCCTACGACCAGGACGTGCTCGCTGGCGGGCTCGTGCATGCCGATACGCCTCAGCAGGGCCCGCAGCCGCGCCACGACCTCCTCGAGGCTGAACGGCTTCGTTACGTAATCGTCGCCTCCGGCGGTGAGGCC
The sequence above is drawn from the Nocardioidaceae bacterium SCSIO 66511 genome and encodes:
- a CDS encoding HAMP domain-containing histidine kinase, whose protein sequence is MRLRGLTRGWPLRRRLAYGIAALVAGVCIAIAILTTFASRQFLVDRLDADLDKSAQRAGSIAGVIPDDVPPPTADSKPGRGETVGTINVRISGDEADGFILADQNDPRPKALSSAATEDLADIARDGEPHSVDVEGYGSYRAVAVTVDGSDGTDTVVVALPMDSIGETVTQLLIFEGVLTVAAIGGAVFVGGRMVRRSLRPLERVTATATSISKLPLEQGDVMLAARAHVDDRRTEAGQVAIAVNQMLDHLAVALQARHESEMRVRRFVADASHELRTPLTSIRGYAELSRRRYPDVPDDLRYAITRVEAESTRMSDLVEDLLLLARLDSGRPLAAEPVDLTRLVIDGVNDARVSAHDHSWTVALSSEPIYVTGDEARLRQVLANLLRNAAIHTPPGTTVRTRLTLEGRDAVLTVTDNGPGIPDEFAAQLFERFTRADTSRSHSHGSTGLGLAIVAAVVHAHAGDVDQHSRPGMTTFTVRIPAHTFSGAGSLRPTGSCRPAAR
- a CDS encoding response regulator transcription factor, producing MKDADNQSVTARSDERTAHVLVVDDEPNLAELLAMTLRYEGWEVTVAGTGSDAVAAAHRIRPDLVVLDMMLPDFDGLEVLRRIRVERPDVAVLFLTAKDAVEDRVAGLTAGGDDYVTKPFSLEEVVARLRALLRRIGMHEPASEHVLVVGDLTLDEESHEVARQGVSVELSATEFELLRYLMRNPRRVLSKDQILDRVWNYDFGGQANVVEIYISYLRKKIDAGRDPMIHTKRGAGYVLRPTAQ